A region of Melitaea cinxia chromosome 15, ilMelCinx1.1, whole genome shotgun sequence DNA encodes the following proteins:
- the LOC123660229 gene encoding sarcoplasmic calcium-binding proteins I, III, and IV-like has product MVSDFRKKKLLHVFTSFFDRNASGSIDKKDFELAIENITKLRGWAAGDAKYKEVQSTLLKIWDGLQGRADANKDGEVSTDEWIAMWDEYAKNPSAPLEWQSLYAKFIFQLEDASGDGAIDGEEFSSVYASFGLNKDEALAAFRNMSKGKANVSWAEFQELWKEYFTTEDPKAPGNFIFGKSSF; this is encoded by the coding sequence ATGGTGTCCGATTTCAGAAAGAAGAAGCTTCTTCACGTGTTCACGTCATTCTTTGACAGGAACGCCAGTGGCTCAATCGACAAAAAGGATTTCGAATTGGCTATTGAGAATATCACCAAGCTAAGAGGATGGGCGGCTGGTGACGCTAAGTACAAGGAAGTGCAGAgcactcttttaaaaatttgggACGGTCTTCAGGGTCGTGCTGATGCTAATAAAGACGGTGAAGTGTCCACAGACGAATGGATCGCTATGTGGGACGAGTATGCCAAGAACCCTTCGGCCCCGCTTGAATGGCAATCCCTTTACGCTAAATTCATCTTCCAACTTGAAGACGCTAGTGGTGACGGGGCCATCGATGGAGAAGAATTCTCATCAGTTTACGCTTCTTTCGGATTGAACAAGGATGAGGCTCTCGCTGCCTTTAGGAACATGTCCAAGGGAAAAGCTAACGTGTCCTGGGCCGAATTCCAGGAACTATGGAAGGAATACTTCACCACTGAGGATCCGAAAGCACCAGGAAACTTCATCTTCGGAAAGTCAAGCTTCTGA
- the LOC123660231 gene encoding calexcitin-2-like, with product MVSEFRKKKLLYVFKIFFDADGSGTVTKKDFELSIQRIGKAKGWAPGDDMYKLAEKTMLEIWNGMQLKADLNKDGEISPDEWIKLWEDYGKESSPVDWQAYYCKAIFTIQDASNDGAIDRDEFVSVHSSFGLSKDDANVAFDKASNGKDSISWEDFEQRWKEFFTSEDPEAPGNFIFGNLSF from the coding sequence ATGGTGTCCGAATTCAGAAAGAAGAAACTGTTGTACGTTTTCAAGATCTTCTTCGACGCTGACGGCAGCGGTACCGTAACGAAGAAGGACTTTGAGCTGAGCATTCAGAGAATCGGCAAAGCGAAGGGATGGGCTCCTGGTGATGATATGTACAAACTGGCCGAGAAGACCATGCTTGAAATTTGGAATGGTATGCAACTGAAGGCTGACTTGAACAAAGATGGCGAAATCAGCCCAGATGAGTGGATCAAGCTGTGGGAAGACTATGGCAAAGAGTCCTCGCCTGTGGACTGGCAGGCGTACTACTGCAAGGCTATCTTCACCATCCAGGACGCCAGCAATGATGGTGCCATTGACCGCGATGAATTCGTCTCAGTACATTCATCTTTTGGATTATCAAAGGATGACGCGAATGTAGCTTTCGACAAGGCTTCCAATGGTAAGGATAGTATATCGTGGGAAGATTTCGAACAGCGCTGGAAGGAGTTCTTCACGTCTGAAGACCCCGAAGCTCCTGGAAACTTCATCTTCGGTAACCTAAGCttctaa